In a genomic window of Streptomyces sp. SJL17-4:
- a CDS encoding ADP-ribosylglycohydrolase family protein → MISMSAAVLDSLHGLAFGDAFGDRWFGILRREGPGALESRTPPPESLWQWSDDTAQALVLVRELAEGGGSVDQDRLALGLAAAYADDTHRGYGASMHDVLRRIGAGEPWREVVAGQFGGQGSWGNGAAMRVAPLGAWHAADLDAVAEQAARQSMVSHHHPEAVAGAVAVAVAAALATRSRGGPAPARPEFLRAVAARLPDGDVRSGVRIAARMPERTSVRHAAEVLGSGYRMSGPDTVPYALWCAAGHLDDLHEGLWFTVAGRGDIDTTCAMVGGVIAARTGVAGLPAAWHAAREPLPHLPPVVPER, encoded by the coding sequence ATGATCAGCATGTCTGCCGCCGTCCTCGACTCGCTGCACGGGCTCGCCTTCGGTGACGCCTTCGGTGACCGGTGGTTCGGCATCCTGCGCCGGGAGGGCCCAGGGGCCCTGGAGTCACGGACGCCGCCGCCGGAGTCGCTGTGGCAGTGGAGTGACGACACCGCCCAGGCGCTCGTTCTCGTCCGGGAACTCGCCGAGGGTGGCGGCAGCGTCGACCAGGACCGTCTGGCTCTGGGTCTCGCGGCGGCCTACGCCGACGACACGCACCGGGGGTACGGCGCCTCGATGCACGACGTCCTCCGTCGGATCGGAGCGGGCGAGCCCTGGCGCGAGGTGGTCGCCGGGCAGTTCGGCGGTCAGGGCTCCTGGGGTAACGGCGCGGCCATGCGCGTCGCCCCGCTCGGCGCCTGGCACGCCGCCGACCTCGACGCGGTCGCCGAGCAGGCGGCACGCCAGAGCATGGTCTCGCACCATCATCCGGAGGCGGTCGCGGGTGCGGTGGCGGTCGCGGTCGCCGCCGCGCTGGCGACGCGCAGCCGGGGCGGACCCGCCCCTGCGCGGCCGGAGTTCCTCCGGGCGGTCGCCGCACGCCTCCCCGACGGCGACGTCCGGTCGGGTGTGCGGATCGCGGCCCGGATGCCGGAGCGCACCTCGGTCCGGCACGCCGCGGAGGTCCTGGGTTCCGGCTACCGGATGTCCGGGCCCGACACCGTTCCCTACGCCCTGTGGTGTGCGGCGGGGCACCTCGACGACCTGCACGAGGGCCTGTGGTTCACGGTCGCCGGTCGCGGTGACATCGACACCACCTGCGCGATGGTGGGCGGGGTGATCGCCGCCCGGACGGGGGTCGCCGGCCTTCCCGCTGCCTGGCACGCGGCCCGTGAACCGCTGCCGCACCTGCCACCGGTCGTCCCTGAGCGGTGA